One window from the genome of Staphylococcus hsinchuensis encodes:
- a CDS encoding lipoprotein, whose amino-acid sequence MSKKGCNYFMKRMLFCFLILLFLAGCSNSNHHKPKGSVAKLNL is encoded by the coding sequence ATGTCAAAAAAAGGATGTAACTATTTTATGAAACGAATGTTATTTTGCTTTCTAATATTATTATTTTTAGCAGGATGTTCAAATAGTAATCATCATAAACCTAAAGGTTCTGTTGCAAAGTTGAATTTATAG